The Astyanax mexicanus isolate ESR-SI-001 chromosome 6, AstMex3_surface, whole genome shotgun sequence region ATCAGCATAGATAAaatgtaatctaccttctgatcTCAACAGTAAGTGttatattgctaaataaaaccaGGCTCTGGCAGTTcagagtaaaaataataataataataatgcattaaaatttgtaagtgttaatgttgacagccctaaaaaTGAGACAATATTATAGTGAATCTAACAAAAAAGGGCCTTTTATTCCTTTGTTCAAGTTTATTCCTTCGTTTATCTGCAAGGTTTTAACTGATAAAGTCTCAATTCAGTGAGATCTAGTTCTGTCAAGAGGTGTAAATGTTGTAAATTTATAGTTTCGggggttaaatattaaatatttctgattGCAGGAATGTAAGGCACTGACCTGGTAGAGGAGGCAGGGGCTGCTTATGAATATCATTCATCCCAGGCTGTCCAAACGGCTGAAAGACagatagaaacaaaaacaacattaatacacacatatacacacatatacacacacacacacacacggccggTCAGAGGGTCTCACCAGCGTAGCTCCTGTGCTGTGTCCAGGACGTGTCCTCATGTCCACCAGGCCTCCAGGGGGAGGCTGTTTCCCGGGGAAGTTATTATAGTATGGGACGTCTGGGGGCGGGGCCAagtcctcttcctcttcctcccacGCTGACCCGTCAAACGGGGCCATCctggaaaaaaagaccaaaatAATAGGTGTGAAAACTTTAAGTGCTTTGTTTGTGAACCATACTTCTACTAAACGCAGTAGAGAACATAGACTTATACTGATAAAGGATATTTTGCTCCTCAAGCCAATCAGGAACGAAATATACTTATCGGGGTGACAAAAATATTTTcctccttacagatttctttgttcatacttattttttttttttagattataaaaaaaaactttagatatCAGACAGAGTTTGTTTTTAGTTGTAGtagaaaaaaagcagaagcatttctgagtggaggaGTATGTAAACAACAATTTAAGTAGTTTAAATACATATGTAGAACAGAACGGTTAGATTATCACTTGAGAAAGAGGATGTGGGAGGGGCTAAGAGTTCCACAGAGAAACAGGAGAGGGAGGGGGGAGTTTTTAGTTGTGTGTGCTTGAGATGGAAAAGATGGAGCCGTAAAGCCAAGAAGATttttgacctctctctctctctctctttgtcttttggAAGGACTTATGGATAAAAAAGGATAAATAAACTGTTCAACTTCTAACCCAGTAGTTCTGTGTTTTTGTTAAGTTTCTTTTTTTGGTGGACTTAAACCAAGTGGAGTGCAGTAGAGCATCAAGCTAAGGCTTTTTCGGACATTACCCTTTAAAAAAAGGAATATTTAAAAGAATAATTTGGAATCCAACAggtgattgtaatcatgatttaCAGCGCTCCTGTTACACACCTGTCGTGGGGGGTGACGAGTTTGGGGGGGTTCTTCAGGTACTGTTTAAAGCGCAGCTCGAAGGCCTGGCCGATGGTACTGATCACCTCCTGAGCCAAGCCCTCTGAACACTCCAGGATGTGACACGCTGCAACACAACAGGAAATCGACTCACAACAGGGTCAAGCATGTATCATCATCGAAAAACAAGTGCTATTTTAAAgttgcatgtttttcattgtgtatgtacgtgtgtgtatatacacgTGTGTAtgtaattagaatatcattgaaaagttactttatttcagtaattcagttcaaaatgtgaaactcatattatatatagatgtattaaacacagagtgatctattttaagtgtttatttattttattgttgatgattatgattgtgatgcttacagccaatgaaaacccaaaaatcagtgtctcagaaaaattagaatattatataagaccaattggaactttttttttttttttttagcagtgtgggcagtgtgccaagtcctgctggaaaatgaaatcagcaccTCCACAAAAGTTATCAGACTAGCTTTAGACTTGAtactaaaacacagtggatcaacaccagcagatgacagacatgtctctccaaaccatcactgatcatcagtacattttacatttcatttaaaggaaatcaagggaccactccactcttcctccagactctggtggCTTGATTTCCAATTAAAATTTACTgattatcagtgatggtttggagagtcatgtctgtcatctgctggtgttgatccactgtgttttattatcaagtctaaagtcagtgcagttttgttttcccacacaatcttacagcacttcatatcttacagcttccctctgctactgacaacttttatggagatgcggatttcattttccagcaggatttggcacactgcccacactgttgaacaaaagtaccaattggtcttatataatattcaaattttctgagacactgaatcatcaacaataaaataaataaacacttaaaataggtaGTTCTGAGTTCAcaatttgaactaaattactgaaaacaTTAaacgatattctaattttttgagatgcacctgtaggtgTATAAGTATATAGTCTTACCTCTCTGGTTGACAGGGTCTTTGGCTACGTAGGCTACATATTCTGCTGTATCctgtaagaagagagagagagacaggaacgggcaggaggaagagggggaggagtcaacaCATGGGAAGATCTGAGACATTTTTAGAAAGTGAGAAAGTTAAAAAGGGGATAAAGCAagcgtaaaaaagaaaaaagagaggaaggaGGAATCTTCTAGATCTATGATCTTATTACTAGGAGAAATTCTACACACAGAGGCCGTAACACACAGGCCAGAAGGGAAACGCAGAACGAGTGATTAGacggaaaaataaagaaaaactgagCAAAAGATGGAAAAAAGATGAAACAGAAAAAGAGGAAAGACCAGAACGAGGGACGTGGGACTCACTGGATCTCCTCCCGATGCGAAGGAGATGGACTGCATGTGATGGTTGGCAATAATCTGCAGGGAAAGAAAAAGATGAAGACACAGATGGAGAGGCAGAACATGGGGAGAGATGGAAGATGAACAAACGAGCAAACAGAACAACAACGTGGGAACATGGGGTGAGGGTGGAGACGGGAATAATAATCAGCTGGGAATCTTGGCCTTAAATCTACCTCCCACTTCCCCACCTGAGTAGAGCAGCTTCAGAATCATGCTGATGGAACCATGAAGAGATCAATCAATGATTAACAATACTGATCAACTGAAATTTTCTGTCTCTTAAGATGAAAATGTACTTTACTTTTTTGGAATCAACCACATTAAAAATCCAGtggaaataagagagcacttaaaaatgatgagtttctttgattttaccaaattaaaaacctctggaatataatcaagaggaagatggatgatcacaaatcatcaaaccaccaaactgaactgcttggattcatttttgcaccaggagtaaagcagcataaagttatccaaaagcagtgtgtaagactggtggaggagaacatgatgccaagatgcatgaaaacaatctgtaattaaaaaccaaccagggttattccaccaaatattgatttctgaacttttgttatttcagccatttctctacccatttctaaatgacaatatttttatttggaagttggaagaaatgttgtctgtactttatagaacaaaacaacaatgttcattttactcaaacataaacccaaaAAAtagtaagtggtctcttaatttagcattgccgagtagcatcacagcgctaatgctcggaggaaagtgcagcgactctggtggttctgatacatcagctcacagacgcagccttgtgctgatccacatcaccctaggagtgatgaggggaaagaaagagcgccatctactgtacccacccagagagagcaatgccaactgtgcactctcggcgctctggcagctgatggcaagctgcatgaccgggattcgaaccagcgatactTTTGGTTGTAAATTTTGctgctgtatttttttgtttgctgtATTTGTATAGCAGAATCTGACCTGTTTGCAGTCGGTGGCCAGTAGGTTTAGGCTGCTAGTTGACACAGTGAGGCTGATTGTCATTCCAGCAAACTGAAGGTTACTCTTTCCCAAGATCGAGGAGAGACAACGGGAAGtgggctggagagagagagagagagagagagagagagagagagattgattatTAGACATACAGCTctttattacactgtaattaGATTGTCCTTCTCCTATATTTATTGCTACATTCAATACAGTTATAGTCTATAGTCTTTCTAGGAAATGGGTGCCATTTAAGTTTAAAACATTTCATTGAGATGCATTAAGcataaataaatgtgataaatgtgtTTCCAAAGCTTAATGCTCTTTACTGAAGTGCTCTTGTTAATTTGCTACATGGGAAAATACTATTTAAACTGTTTTTCATTACCATTTTTAATTTACTGATATTCTTAACGGCCAACATGATATTTCTGGATCTAAAAatgctatattttatttataaaacccTCATTACTTTCAGAATTAATGCAAGATATACTATTCAATCTTAAAAAGGTTCTAAATAGATCTTTACAATGCTTTAAGAAGAAATAGGAGCAAGACACAAAATATTATAAGCAGCCAATTTAACTAAAATAGACTATTCATCAGCTGATCAAAAAAATTAAGactatagctaaaaaaaaaaaaaatcaatatatagaGAACAACACTAGatatcgtgtttttttttttatcatggatTAAAACGTGTTATGTAAAAAAACTGCATACAGGAAATGAAACAAGCTTTATATAAAGACTCTCAGGCAaaaactgcaagaaaaaaaaaaacacaaagaacagCTGCAAgcactgcccacacacacacacacacacacacacacacacacacacacgaacaggCAAGCACACACTCTTCTTGGTCAAACTGACCTTATTTACTCCCACAAAAATGTCGGGAGGACAGGGCTATAAATTCATGTGCACAAATAAACACTCCCCCGGAGCAAACTCCAAACACAGGGAAACACAGGTACTGTAATCAGCCTGTGTCTGCCTTTCACACAACCACCACACCTACTGAGAACAGGCCAAACACAGGTCTcagcacacacagagagagagagagagagagagagagagagagagagagagagagagagagagagagagagagagagagagagagagaccgcaaGACTGAGTTCCACACACTAATGATAGGGTTTACTAATAAGGCCACAAATAGCAACTTCCTTTTCCCCATATTTAGCCACCCCACCTCAAACTGCTGTTCATCCTGCTTTCTAACAGATAATAATTCAGAAAATCAAATAaatctttatatttttacttaGTGAGCTAATCGACCAATATATAAACCACCTGAACAAACAGGAATTAAGCACAGGTGAGCTCCTTTCTTTATAGTAACAGTGAAACACGctgtagagagaggaagagaaggaggaagggtgagagagggaggaaaagttatagagtgaggtagagttcaagagtgagaaagagtaagaggggaggaagagagaagaggagaatgaccaagaggaagagagagtgagaggagtaggatgagtgagaggaagagtgagaggagtaGGATGAGTGAGAGGAAGAGTAAGAGGAGTAGGATGAGTGAGCAGgagaaggagaggaaaaaaaaataagagaaagaaagaaaagaagagggaGAAGAAGTGTGAGAAGAGGATGGAGGGGAAGATGGAGAAGAAGAGTAAGTGGAAGAGTGAGAAGAACAGTGAGAAGAacagtgagaggaagaggaatagggaaaataagagaaagaaagaggaagaggaaaaatgagaggaaaagggaaaagagtgagaggaagagggagaagaACAGTGAGAAGAACAGTGAGAAGAACAGTGGGAGGAAGAGGAATAgggaaaataagagagagaaagaggaaaaatgagaggaaaagggaaaagagtgagaggaagagggagaagaacagtgagaagaacagtgagaggaagaggaatagggagaataagagagagaaagagggagaggaagaggaaaaatGAGAGGGAAAGggaaaagagtgagaggaagagggagaagaaactggagaggaagagggagaagaggaggaagagtgagagtgtgaggaATAGCTAGAGAGAGGAAGAATTAGGAAAGGCGAGTGATTGAGAGAAGGAGGAAAAGTGAGATAGAGGAGAAAATAGAGTGAGAGCAGaggagtgagaggaagaggaagaggggaggaagaggaagagaaaaaagtaagagcgagaggaagagtgagaggaggaCACCTGAGAGGTAAACTGAGAGGGGAGAAAGATCAGAGGCTGGACAGAGAGTTCAGCTCATCTTTAGTCGTTTTACTGTCGTCTCTGTCATCCAGATATTTAGACTGTAAATATATTTGTAGATATGTTTCCCTGACTTGTTTGTTATGTGGTGTATAAGTTTGATATTGATGTTGATAATGCTGTGTGTAGTTTAGGTAGCAGTGCTTTATTCAGGATTTATGAGATATTGTGCAGTTTTGCTGTATTTTGAGAACATGGTTTGATTTCTATAATCAGTGCTGCTGTTTTATGGCTGAGGCTGAAGTGAGGACGCTGTGAATCAGCAGTAACGCATGTTTGAGTCTGTGGGTGGTCGTGAACGAGCTGCACTACGGGATTCCTGCGTGAGTTCCTCAGTCCCACTCTGATGATGCGCTGGAGCTGCTGGATCAGCGCTGTGGGTGAAGTGAGAGCTGATTAAACGCTGAGTGAAGATCAGTTTAGAGCTGAATACCTTCCTCCTGCGCTGAGCTCCTTTGGCACCTGGTACCGCCTCACACACCACTGATATGGCCTCCCTGAAACAAGCAGAACATTGagttactaacacacacacacacttacatacacacacacacacacttacatacacacacacacacacacacacacacacacgtgtgcaaATCAGATCACTAGATACGGGTTTTAATCATGCAGCGTTTTCCTATTCCAAGATTTCACACTCTAGGAAAATATTAAATTAgattccacacactcacacacactttcaccaTCCCAATATATCCCAAGAAATGAATGCCTGcaaaatacagtggcttgcaaaagtattcatacccattaattttttttatatatattttttaattatttttaataaaaacttgAATGTATTTCACTGAAATTTCAAGTGGTGAAAATATTACATGGTTTTCTAACCtttaattcaataaaaatgtgaaaagtgtgatgtgaaaagtaaaaaaactgagaaaaaaaattattaataataataataaataaataaatcatagcgtttaaagagtaactaaaccccctgatttttgatGACtccaaatccaaaaaaaaaatctttgtattctttttttttagtggttGTATATGtggttgtatatattttttacagatgctaacacagtaaaataataataatacaaatataaataaatacacatttacacattttgtcaccttacaaccacaaacttgaatgtattttactgagatttcAAGTGGTGAAAATAGTACATGGTTTTCTAACCTTTAAtccaataaaaatctgaaaagtgtgatgtgaaaagtaaaaaaaactaaaaaaaaaaataataataataataataaataaataaataaataaatcatagcCATTTAAAGCGTAACTAAACCCCCTGGTTTTTGCTGACTGCTCCCTCACCTCAAATtcgaaaaaatgctttaaaaaaaaaaaaaaaaaaaggggtgaGGTAGTTTGGGTGgttgcactgggtgatgtatgggtttagaagtggggcaggagggagagctatgtgctgattggctgagctgtagcagcagcagtgtgcctctgatggcGAGatgtgagacgcagatgattggatgtcagcaggggggcgggattattattgattgactgatctgcatattgagATGATgcgtctgcgtaccaaagtatacaaaaacatcatcctcgcctatatcATCTTAGCACAGTTTTATAAAGTTaagttctcgtttttctgcccgttcttgggctccctatctccttataagggtgtttttttcctggctgtgtcccaattcactagccggggcagtggtaatGTATTGGGCCgcaaccctgatgacacgggttcgatcctgcgtgaggagcaggtttatttgtgtgtttatttattaactattttttcctttcttcttgggtttacctgctttgagatcaactgttctgcaattgggttcaacaaccctctgggctggagagctactagtctgtagcagcactccatcccattacacttttacattttacaaaacagaacttatttttgtggccacgtaatggcttggaaaatatctggcccgcggccaaacttgaTTGCCGACCCCTGGCATACATGATacgtttagctgttttttttatttttttaaatgtaatataaaaaaagcatGCAAACAGCAGTGTGATGCTAGCGATGCTAAATGCTAAACGGAAAAGCAGAAACCACACAGATTCCAAAGGCTTTCAGAGGCTTCTATAataagagtgtgtggtgtgtgtgtgtgtggcagcaaGGCAGGGCTGATGGCATTAAAatgtctctctcttacacacacacacacacacacacacacacacacacacgcatgtgcATACACCCTGTGTAACACTTCCGTCCAGTGGAGAATGTCCATTACACAAATGCTCGCAGTTCCTCTGGACCAGTGGCATCAtatcacacactgtacacacacagacacactttacacacacagcacacacacactgcacacacacagtacacactcgcCTGCACATAAGGGGGGGTTGGagtgaaagaaagatagagagaggttGGAGGAGAAGGAAAATTCTCTTTCGCTCGGGCATGCTCCCTCCCCCACCAGCACTGACCACAACACGAGGGGAGGGGCATAtataagtgagtgagagaaagagagagagagagagagagagagagagggagagaacatgagagagagagagaaaggggaagcGAGAGAgatattaatatttaatcaaaGGAGAGTCTTTTAACCCACCGTTAGAAGAGAGTgtatgtgagcatgtgtgtgtgtgtgtgtgtgtgtgtgtgtgtgtgtgtcatacacATGCTAATGCCTTTGGCAGAGAGCAGACAAATGGACGTGAATTAGCAGCAGTGTGTgaatgaacgtgtgtgtgtgtgtgtgtgtgtaaacgtgTTTTACCTGGTAACCTGAGTTCTGGTGTTGAAGTCCAGTGCTCTCATTGACTGAAGAACCTCCACACAGCCCATGTACTGCAGAgggaacaaacaacaaaacatgttAGCCTAAACCACTTcctgcattacacacacacacacacacacacacacacacacacacacacacacacacactaaacctaAAAGAAACAGCATTTCCTGTTAAACTCTTGATCATGCACACAATAAAGCCACAACAGCAGGGCTTCATTTTGACGAAATCGTGGTGGACTTGGTCCAGGTCTGCTGAACCGCGCTTTAGTTTGTTTGCAGTTCGGACTTTTTACCCAATAAACATTAGTAGATAAAAAAAGaagcagtgttgtgctgaaattccATATCCTTCGGCATCCATGTGcatcaagtcctgctggaaaatgaaatccgcgtctccataaaagttgtcagcagcagagggaagctgtaagatatgaagtgctgtaagattttgcggaaaaacaaaactgcactgactttagacttgataataaaacacagtggatcaacaccagcagatgacagacatgactctccaaaccatcactgattggtggaaacttcacactagacctcgagcagtttggactgtgtgtctctccactcttcctccagactctgctcccttgattttaatgtaaataaaatgtaaaatttactgatgatcagtgatggtttggagagtcatgtctgtcatctgctggtgttgatccactgtgttttagtatcaagtctaaagtcagtgcagttttgttttcccacaaaatcttacagcacttcatatcttacagcttcactctgctactgacaactattatggagatgcggatttcattttccagcaggacctggcacactgcccacactgccaaaagtatcaattggtcttatatactatataatcaTAACAGCACAAAGAGTATTTGGTCCCCGATGATTGCCACTTGCAATGAAGACGTGCTTGAAGACATGTTCTCTTTTCTCATAGCGGT contains the following coding sequences:
- the shc1 gene encoding SHC-transforming protein 1 isoform X4, with product MNRLGGASRRGRVEGGQLGGDEWTRHGSFVNKPTRGWLHSDNVVSSTGVSYTVRYMGCVEVLQSMRALDFNTRTQVTREAISVVCEAVPGAKGAQRRRKPTSRCLSSILGKSNLQFAGMTISLTVSTSSLNLLATDCKQIIANHHMQSISFASGGDPDTAEYVAYVAKDPVNQRACHILECSEGLAQEVISTIGQAFELRFKQYLKNPPKLVTPHDRMAPFDGSAWEEEEEDLAPPPDVPYYNNFPGKQPPPGGLVDMRTRPGHSTGATLPFGQPGMNDIHKQPLPPLPVGGKDGGLFDDPSYVNVDKPRPPVTAANGNAHRDVFDMKPFDDALGATTPAAVTAAPPLAEQLQNEPWFHGPLSRRQAERLLSKDGDFLVRESGTTPGQYVLTGQQGGQPKHLLLVDPEGVVRTKDHRFESVSHLISYHMDNRLPIVSAGSEVCLQQPVDRRA
- the shc1 gene encoding SHC-transforming protein 1 isoform X3; amino-acid sequence: MEYVDMNRLGGASRRGRVEGGQLGGDEWTRHGSFVNKPTRGWLHSDNVVSSTGVSYTVRYMGCVEVLQSMRALDFNTRTQVTREAISVVCEAVPGAKGAQRRRKPTSRCLSSILGKSNLQFAGMTISLTVSTSSLNLLATDCKQIIANHHMQSISFASGGDPDTAEYVAYVAKDPVNQRACHILECSEGLAQEVISTIGQAFELRFKQYLKNPPKLVTPHDRMAPFDGSAWEEEEEDLAPPPDVPYYNNFPGKQPPPGGLVDMRTRPGHSTGATLPFGQPGMNDIHKQPLPPLPVGGKDGGLFDDPSYVNVDKPRPPVTAANGNAHRDVFDMKPFDDALGATTPAAVTAAPPLAEQLQNEPWFHGPLSRRQAERLLSKDGDFLVRESGTTPGQYVLTGQQGGQPKHLLLVDPEGVVRTKDHRFESVSHLISYHMDNRLPIVSAGSEVCLQQPVDRRA